ctataatttttagtgagttttctatttaatattagaatttaagtctaattaatatccttcacaagtctgagaatcgaaccacttttaccactatctacaaatcacacatCATGAGCTGCGGGAAATGGAGCTCTGTTAGCGGTGGAGTTGGCTCACAAGAAGGGAGTTGGAGAAATCATTTTTGGAAGGAGACTCCCTTACTGTTATAAATGCACTCAAATACACTCATTATAGACCTTTGGAGGCTGCAAATATTATAAACGCATCAGAGACGAGCTGCGGTACTTCAACCGTGTGCAATTCAGATACGTAAAGAAAAATGCCAATAATGTGGCATACAATGTTCCAGCTTTAGCTGTAACTAATCACTGCTCTAACGAGTGGCATCCCCCTCCTTGTATTGCCCACCTCATTGAGAGTGAGTCTTCTGTTTCCTTTAGGtattttcttttgggttgtttCCTGACCTCCACTACcataaaaaaaagggggggggggggggggggggggggggggggtggtggtggtggtggtgaagactTGAATATCACCAAGAGCAAAAGATTTTTTACAtggtttgacaaattttaccactACACAGGACCACATAGAACAAAAaaatacaagcaaaaaaaaatattaaagtgAGAATACACTACTTCCTACTCAGACTTCCTCTCACACTCCACCACATTCCCTCTCTATCCTCCTCTCAGAAAAACTTGACAGAACCAAACAAATTTTTAAGATGAAAAAGTAAACTATCTTTTAACCTCCAACACCTAGTACGGATGATCACCAACCTGACCTCGCCCCATACCACCAACTCGAGCATCTCTGCCACCTCTACCCACGTACGAATCTCTGCGGTAATCTGTGGGTGCTCCATTCCTTAGTGGAGATCGGCTTCTCTCTCTGATATCACGTCCAAAACGAGCACGATGTGgaggaagtggtggtggtggtgaaagaGGCCTCCTCTCGTTCCTCACATTGAGTCCTCCACGTCTTTCTTTGAAAAAAGTGTCCCTTCCTCTGTCTCTATGGTTCCAGTCAGGGGGCATAGGCCTATCAAACTTTCCCCTATCCCTGAAGTCATCCTCATCACGATAATCTGGTCTCTCTCGTCGAACATGGTTATCTGGAAACCTTCCTCCTCCATGTCTTGAGTGGGGGAGACCAGCTCCAAATTCTTTAGGACCATCCCTGCCCCAAGAACGAGGTGGTGGCGACCTATTAAACCCATTTGGACCTCCTCGAACTGGAGAACCATCTGCTGGCAAGCCTGAGAAACGTGGTGGGCCTTGATAGTTTCTTCGCGGACTACCATCACGAGGTCCAATACGCAGTCTATTGCACTTGTTACAGTATTCGCGGCGTGCAAAGTTCAAGTTGCCGCATCTATTACATAGTTTGCACCAAAAATTAGTAAACAGGAAGAGACCATTACAAGCATAACAGAAGAACCATGCATAATGTTAAGCATTAAGATTATCTCAAACGTTGTGTCTACAAAAGGAAAACATAGGATACTTACGAGGGATCTGGACAAATCCAATCTCCTTCCCTTGGGGGAACATTTGGATTGTTTCTGAGCACACCACCTTCAACGCCTCTGAATGGACCAGAGCCAAATCTGGGACCATCGAAGTCTCTCCTTGGACCATCGAAGTCTCTCGGACCATCGAAGTCTCTCCTGGGACCATCGAAGTCTCTCCTGGGACCATCGAAGTCTCTCCCAGAGAACCTAGCACCACCACCCCTACCTCGCCCATAAGGTGGCGAAGAATCTCGAAATCTACCAGGACCCCTACCACCTCGGAATCCACGGCCAATGTTCATTGTGCCAGAACTATCATAGTCAgctctagggtgatggtcaaacttCCTACGACTCAAAGGTGAACCAGAACTTGCACGAATCCCATTTCCTGAAATGGAGGCGAGAGTGTAAAAGTAAGCGATGACCACCAGTAAGGacgagaaaagaagaaaaccaagtaCAGGATAATCTCTTTATGAAATCCAATTGTCTGCCATACAATCGCACAGCAGTAACCGAAAAAGTTGCGACAACAGCTACCTGTTTTAACGCATCTGCCTCCAGAGAGGACATAAATAATAGAAACACACGAAGTTAACGTAGATGATTGTAATAAACCCAATAGAAACCAGTCCAGACCAATTACTTTAACAAGCAACTAACCCATTTTCATATTAATGTAACCCAAGATACAAGCACTACCACTGTTACTGAAATCACCATTTTTAATAACCGGCAGAACACCCAAAGATCAAAAACAAATCCAGTTGTCCTAAATGCAGCTGCCCCCAAATAAAGTAGAAGATTGTAATAAACCAAACAGAAGCCTGCCCAAGCCAGTTACTTATCACAAGCAACTAAACCCACTTCCAGATTAATAGAACCAAGTCACAATCACTACCACTGCTACCATAAATAATACCATTAACTAGTAACCGATCACAACAcccaaatttcaaaaacaaatcCTGTTTTCCTAATTGCAGTTGAAGCCATCTACCTCATTAAACCAG
The nucleotide sequence above comes from Papaver somniferum cultivar HN1 chromosome 8, ASM357369v1, whole genome shotgun sequence. Encoded proteins:
- the LOC113303963 gene encoding eukaryotic translation initiation factor 3 subunit A-like; the encoded protein is MGSRERELTTAAPPSHHLSSLVVRPDESGGGGGGGSDYEPGEVRREPPPSSYSRGGAPDRFHHETSGNGIRASSGSPLSRRKFDHHPRADYDSSGTMNIGRGFRGGRGPGRFRDSSPPYGRGRGGGARFSGRDFDGPRRDFDGPRRDFDGPRDFDGPRRDFDGPRFGSGPFRGVEGGVLRNNPNVPPREGDWICPDPSCGNLNFARREYCNKCNRLRIGPRDGSPRRNYQGPPRFSGLPADGSPVRGGPNGFNRSPPPRSWGRDGPKEFGAGLPHSRHGGGRFPDNHVRRERPDYRDEDDFRDRGKFDRPMPPDWNHRDRGRDTFFKERRGGLNVRNERRPLSPPPPLPPHRARFGRDIRERSRSPLRNGAPTDYRRDSYVGRGGRDARVGGMGRGQVGDHPY